The Prinia subflava isolate CZ2003 ecotype Zambia chromosome 5, Cam_Psub_1.2, whole genome shotgun sequence genome window below encodes:
- the NOVA1 gene encoding RNA-binding protein Nova-1 isoform X3, translated as MPQNVAKTEPVSILQPQTTVNPDRIKQTLPSSPTTTKSSPSDPMTTSRANQVKIIVPNSTAGLIIGKGGATVKAIMEQSGAWVQLSQKPDGINLQERVVTVSGEPEQNRKAVELIIQKIQEDPQSGSCLNISYANVTGPVANSNPTGSPYANTAEVLPTAAAAAGLLGHANLAGVAAFPAVLSGFTGNDLVAITSALNTLASYGYNLNTLGLGLSQAAATGALAAAAASANPAAAAANLLATYASEASASGSTAGGTAGTFALGSLAAATAATNGYFGAASPLAASAILGTEKSTDGSKDVVEIAVPENLVGAILGKGGKTLVEYQELTGARIQISKKGEFVPGTRNRKVTITGTPAATQAAQYLITQRITYEQGVRAANPQKVG; from the exons ACATTGCCATCTTCCCCAACTACCACCAAGTCCTCTCCATCTGATCCCATGACCACCTCCAGAGCCAATCAG GTAAAGATTATAGTTCCCAACAGCACAGCAGGTCTGATAATAGGGAAGGGAGGTGCTACAGTGAAGGCTATAATGGAGCAGTCAGGGGCTTGGGTACAGCTTTCCCAGAAACCTGATGGGATCAACTTGCAAGAGAGGGTTGTCACTGTGAGTGGAGAACCTGAACAAAACCGAAAAGCTGTTGAACTTATCATCCAGAAGATACAAGAGGATCCACAGAGTGGCAGCTGTCTCAATATCAGTTATGCCAATGTCACAGGTCCAGTGGCCAATTCCAATCCAACCGGATCTCCTTATGCAAACACTGCTGAAGTGTTAccaactgctgcagctgctgcagggctaTTAGGACATGCTAACCTTGCTGGAGTGGCAGCCTTTCCAGCAGTTTTATCTGGCTTTACAGGCAATGACCTGGTGGCCATCACCTCTGCACTTAATACATTAGCCAGCTATGGATATAATCTCAATACATTAGGTTTAGGCCTAAGTCAGGCAGCAGCTACAGgggctttggctgcagcagctgccagtgccaacccagcagcagcagcagccaatcTGTTGGCCACCTATGCGAGTGAAGCCTCAGCcagtggcagcactgctggtggtACGGCGGGGACATTTGCATTAGGTAGCctggctgctgctactgctgcaacCAATGGATATTTTGGAGCTGCTTCTCCCCTAGCTGCCAGTGCCATCCtaggaacagaaaaatccaCAGATGGATCAAAGGATGTAGTTGAAATAGCAGTGCCAGAAAACTTAGTTGGTGCAATActtggaaaaggagggaaaacatTAGTCGAATACCAGGAGTTGACTGGTGCAAGGATACAGATCTCTAAAAAGGGAGAATTCGTACCTGGCACAAGAAATCGCAAGGTAACCATTACTGGAACACCAGCTGCAACCCAGGCCGCACAGTATTTAATTACACAACGGATCACATATGAGCAAGGAGTTCGGGCTGCCAATCCACAGAAAGTGGGTTGA